In Sulfitobacter sp. M39, the following proteins share a genomic window:
- a CDS encoding AAA family ATPase, producing MSSSMPQIDAPQIIACTVSRDVQNFDLLIEDMESALGEAWGDLGFSESLAFFSQPEAATLELIALALDSEDEENLPMMSEIISQAKSRHIKVILIAEDMSPASLHSLLRQGADEFVPYPLPEGELAATIERLRAGPEPTAEHVEAGPKLKPGADKDGAVIVVHGLAGGTGATSMAVNLAWELATSDKKNPPKVCLLDLDLQFGAVATYLDLPRREVVYDMLIETDEMDEESFGQALLTYEDTLQVLTAPADMLPLDLITSEDVTRILDMARNQFDYVVVDMPSTLVQWTETVLSNAHVYFAMLELDMRCAQNALRFKRALQSEELPVEKLRYVMNRAPKFTDLNAKARVKRMAESLGISIDVQLPDGGKQVTQANDHGLPLANTAAKNPLRREIAKLASSIHDLKADEAKAA from the coding sequence ATGAGCAGCAGTATGCCACAGATTGACGCACCACAGATCATCGCCTGCACTGTCAGCCGTGATGTACAGAACTTTGACCTGCTGATCGAGGATATGGAATCAGCTTTGGGCGAAGCCTGGGGTGATCTCGGCTTTTCTGAAAGCCTCGCTTTTTTCAGCCAGCCCGAAGCGGCGACGCTCGAGCTGATTGCACTCGCGCTTGATTCCGAGGACGAAGAGAACCTGCCGATGATGTCCGAAATCATCTCGCAGGCGAAATCCCGTCATATCAAAGTAATCCTGATCGCCGAAGACATGTCTCCGGCCTCGCTCCATTCCCTGTTGCGTCAGGGTGCGGATGAATTCGTCCCCTACCCGCTGCCCGAAGGCGAATTGGCGGCGACCATCGAACGTCTGCGCGCAGGGCCCGAGCCCACAGCCGAACACGTCGAGGCAGGGCCCAAGCTGAAACCCGGTGCCGATAAAGACGGCGCTGTGATCGTGGTACATGGGTTGGCCGGTGGCACCGGTGCGACCAGCATGGCCGTTAATCTGGCGTGGGAACTGGCGACCTCCGACAAAAAGAACCCGCCAAAGGTCTGCCTGCTGGATCTCGATCTGCAGTTCGGGGCCGTGGCGACCTATCTGGACCTGCCGCGCCGCGAAGTTGTCTATGACATGCTGATCGAGACAGACGAGATGGACGAGGAAAGCTTTGGTCAGGCGTTACTGACCTATGAAGACACGCTTCAGGTGCTGACCGCCCCCGCTGACATGCTGCCGCTTGATCTGATCACCTCGGAAGATGTGACGCGGATTCTGGATATGGCGCGCAACCAGTTCGACTACGTTGTTGTCGATATGCCGTCGACGCTGGTGCAATGGACCGAAACCGTGCTGAGCAATGCGCATGTCTATTTTGCCATGCTCGAACTGGATATGCGCTGCGCCCAAAACGCCCTGCGTTTCAAACGCGCGCTGCAATCCGAAGAGCTGCCGGTCGAAAAGCTGCGCTATGTCATGAACCGCGCGCCGAAATTTACCGACCTTAACGCCAAAGCGCGGGTCAAACGGATGGCAGAAAGCCTTGGTATTTCCATCGACGTGCAGCTGCCTGATGGCGGCAAGCAGGTGACGCAGGCCAACGACCACGGTCTGCCGCTCGCCAATACTGCCGCCAAAAACCCGCTACGCCGCGAGATCGCAAAGCTCGCGTCTTCTATCCACGACCTCAAGGCTGACGAAGCCAAAGCCGCCTGA
- a CDS encoding CpaF family protein, with translation MFSKYKKPGDVAVATPAPKAKAPAPQQQPEEAVAPKPSSMRRVAQAATAAPQDRDVKRKQRMSDIKLELHRALLENLNLAALEHASEQDLRSEINEISTEILAEKSIVLNREDRVQLNSELYDEVTGLGPLETLLKDDSVNDILVNGPQQIFVERAGKLQLTDVTFKDEKHLLRIIDKIVSAVGRRVDESNPYVDARLKDGSRFNAMVPPIAVDGSLVSIRKFKKDKLGIDDLVSFGAFSEEMAAYLQAAVATRLNIIVSGGTGSGKTTTLNALSSFIANDERILTIEDTAELQLQQTHVGRMESRPPNVEGKGEVSPRDCLKNALRMRPDRIIVGETRGEEVIDMLQAMNTGHDGSMTTIHANSARDGVSRLENMIAMAGIEMPLKAVRSQISSAVNLIVQASRLQDGSRRMTSITEITGMEGDVISMQEIFRFQRVGLTPENKIIGHFTGTGVRSHFSERFKMWGYDLPSSIYEPVVVK, from the coding sequence ATGTTCTCGAAGTATAAAAAGCCAGGTGACGTTGCCGTAGCCACCCCCGCCCCAAAGGCGAAAGCTCCCGCGCCCCAGCAACAGCCCGAAGAAGCGGTCGCGCCCAAGCCTTCCAGCATGCGCCGCGTGGCCCAGGCCGCAACCGCCGCCCCGCAGGATCGCGACGTGAAGCGCAAGCAACGCATGAGCGACATCAAGCTCGAGCTGCACCGTGCCCTGCTTGAGAACCTGAACCTCGCCGCCCTTGAACACGCCTCGGAACAGGATCTGCGCAGCGAGATCAACGAAATCTCGACCGAGATTCTGGCCGAGAAATCCATCGTGTTGAACCGCGAGGATCGCGTTCAACTGAACTCGGAACTGTATGACGAGGTGACTGGACTTGGCCCGCTGGAAACGCTGCTGAAAGACGACAGCGTCAACGATATTCTGGTTAATGGCCCGCAACAGATCTTTGTTGAACGCGCGGGTAAACTGCAGCTGACCGACGTGACCTTCAAAGACGAAAAGCACTTGCTGCGGATCATCGACAAGATCGTTTCCGCCGTTGGCCGTCGCGTCGATGAAAGCAACCCTTATGTCGATGCGCGCTTGAAAGACGGCTCGCGTTTCAACGCTATGGTCCCGCCGATTGCCGTGGACGGCAGCCTTGTCTCCATTCGTAAGTTTAAGAAAGACAAACTGGGCATTGATGATCTGGTAAGCTTTGGGGCCTTCTCGGAAGAGATGGCCGCCTATCTGCAAGCCGCCGTGGCCACCCGTCTGAATATCATCGTCTCGGGCGGTACGGGCTCTGGTAAAACCACCACGCTGAACGCGCTGTCATCGTTTATTGCCAACGATGAACGTATCCTGACTATCGAAGACACCGCCGAACTTCAGCTGCAACAGACCCACGTGGGCCGCATGGAAAGCCGCCCGCCCAACGTTGAAGGCAAGGGCGAGGTATCCCCGCGCGACTGTCTGAAAAACGCCCTGCGGATGCGTCCTGACCGGATCATCGTCGGCGAGACGCGCGGCGAGGAAGTGATCGACATGCTGCAAGCCATGAACACCGGCCACGATGGGTCGATGACCACGATCCACGCCAACTCTGCCCGCGATGGTGTCAGCCGTCTGGAAAACATGATCGCCATGGCCGGTATCGAAATGCCGCTCAAAGCGGTCCGCAGCCAGATTTCGTCGGCTGTGAACCTGATCGTACAGGCGTCGCGCTTGCAGGACGGGTCGCGCCGCATGACCTCGATCACCGAAATCACTGGCATGGAGGGCGACGTGATCTCTATGCAGGAAATCTTCCGTTTCCAGCGCGTCGGCCTGACGCCCGAAAACAAGATCATCGGCCACTTCACCGGCACCGGCGTGCGCAGCCACTTCTCTGAACGTTTCAAGATGTGGGGCTATGACCTGCCATCGTCGATCTATGAACCCGTTGTGGTCAAGTAA
- a CDS encoding tetratricopeptide repeat protein: MTLIAGLAACSAGGLSAFGGKRASPDNPFAPGVNTRKDAEDGVEVAHRLMRAGEYELAIRAFNRAALASQLDAEILSGLGSANLGLGRLGQAEKLLRDAVEKDAAHPEVWNNLGVVLMERGKLAEAQLTFRKAYALDNGESDAIRDNLRLALAKSENSVTIPDQEDSYKLVRRGSGDYLVRPAS; encoded by the coding sequence ATGACCCTGATCGCTGGATTGGCCGCTTGCTCTGCAGGCGGTCTTTCCGCGTTTGGGGGCAAGCGCGCCAGCCCTGACAACCCCTTTGCCCCCGGTGTCAACACCCGCAAGGACGCCGAAGACGGGGTAGAGGTCGCCCACCGTCTCATGCGCGCGGGTGAATACGAACTGGCCATCCGCGCCTTCAACCGTGCCGCGCTCGCCTCCCAGTTGGACGCCGAAATCCTGTCGGGACTGGGCAGCGCCAACCTTGGGCTGGGGCGATTGGGTCAGGCGGAAAAGCTGCTGCGCGACGCTGTAGAAAAGGACGCAGCCCATCCCGAGGTCTGGAATAATCTCGGCGTTGTGTTGATGGAGCGCGGCAAACTCGCCGAAGCCCAGCTGACCTTTCGCAAGGCCTATGCGCTCGATAATGGCGAAAGTGACGCAATCCGTGACAATTTGCGCTTAGCACTCGCAAAATCGGAAAACTCTGTTACGATCCCGGATCAAGAAGACAGTTATAAATTGGTGCGGCGCGGCTCGGGCGACTATCTGGTTCGGCCAGCATCATAA
- a CDS encoding type II secretion system F family protein produces the protein MNFLNSLDTALGPMGWIAILGALGLTMVGATLVMILRQPEDPLAKLKRSQTEAADAGKQQRLRQSDRNEKLQKFAKFLEPEDVEELSAKALLLRQAGYSSRDAVRFFHFAQMALGIAGLVIGTVYINFLGGGEGMTTNKMMLYTVGPGGIGYFLPRYWVTRRVAERKEEITRGFPDALDMMLVCVEAGQSLDQCIVRVARELRASYPALAEEFEIVAYEMKAGKDKVSVLNAMGERCGVQDVSSFVTVLVQSAAFGTSIADALRVYAAEMRDKRVMRAEEAANKLPTKMTLATMMLTVPPLLIILVAPSVMNITKLGQ, from the coding sequence GTGAATTTCCTCAACTCACTCGACACCGCACTTGGCCCCATGGGCTGGATCGCCATTCTGGGCGCATTGGGCCTGACCATGGTGGGCGCAACGCTTGTCATGATCCTGCGCCAGCCCGAAGACCCTTTGGCCAAGCTCAAACGTAGCCAGACCGAGGCTGCCGATGCAGGCAAGCAACAGCGCCTGCGCCAGTCGGACCGCAACGAGAAGCTGCAAAAATTCGCCAAGTTCCTTGAACCCGAAGACGTGGAAGAGCTAAGCGCCAAGGCGCTGCTGCTCCGTCAGGCGGGCTATAGCTCGCGCGATGCGGTACGGTTCTTTCACTTCGCCCAGATGGCGCTTGGTATTGCCGGGCTTGTGATCGGCACCGTCTACATCAACTTCCTTGGCGGCGGCGAAGGCATGACCACCAACAAGATGATGCTGTATACCGTGGGCCCCGGCGGCATCGGATATTTCCTGCCCCGCTATTGGGTGACCCGCCGCGTCGCCGAGCGGAAAGAGGAGATCACACGCGGTTTCCCCGATGCGCTGGACATGATGCTCGTCTGCGTCGAAGCCGGCCAGTCGCTTGATCAATGTATCGTCCGCGTGGCCCGCGAATTGCGCGCCTCCTACCCTGCGCTGGCGGAAGAGTTCGAAATCGTCGCCTATGAGATGAAGGCCGGTAAAGACAAGGTCAGCGTGCTGAACGCCATGGGCGAACGCTGCGGCGTGCAAGATGTGTCGTCCTTTGTGACGGTGCTGGTACAATCCGCCGCCTTCGGGACATCCATCGCCGACGCGCTGCGGGTCTATGCCGCCGAGATGCGCGACAAACGCGTGATGCGCGCGGAAGAAGCCGCAAACAAGTTGCCAACCAAGATGACACTTGCCACAATGATGCTGACCGTTCCTCCGCTGCTGATCATTCTGGTCGCGCCATCGGTGATGAACATTACCAAACTAGGTCAGTAA
- a CDS encoding ATPase — protein MNMQTSAVMAPPPPRTIQEMKLPVVMMRDIMIKTMFRKNVTMVSELAAAICLPLQVTQELVDLAREQRLLEATGTLNANNGNEMGYQLTDLGKARALDALAQSEYFGPMPVPLDVYREQIKRQSVRNMQITRAKLEAAMGHLVLPSELIGNLGPAVTAGRSILMYGPPGNGKSSISNGIRDALGDRIYVPRAIEYAGQVITVYDPIVHTAISEEKQDPTSLRRVTRFDTRYVKCERPTVITGGELTLDMLDLVYNPTARTYQAPLQLKSTGGIFIVDDLGRQAESPQALVNRWIVPLEENKDILALQSGEKFEVPFDTLVVFSTNFHPNEIFDQAALRRIFFKIKIDGPNQENFLKIFAMVAKKRNVKLDEATLIHLLKTKYPTINNVFANYQPIFLIDQMISICDFEGIPHQMRPDLIDRAWANMFVEDETIVR, from the coding sequence ATGAATATGCAAACCAGCGCCGTCATGGCCCCTCCTCCGCCGCGCACCATCCAAGAGATGAAGCTGCCCGTGGTGATGATGCGCGACATCATGATCAAAACGATGTTCCGCAAGAACGTCACCATGGTCAGCGAGCTCGCAGCGGCGATCTGCCTGCCGCTTCAGGTCACGCAGGAACTGGTGGATCTCGCGCGCGAACAACGCCTTCTCGAAGCGACGGGCACGCTCAACGCGAATAACGGCAATGAAATGGGCTACCAGCTGACCGATCTGGGCAAGGCCCGCGCGCTGGATGCCTTGGCGCAATCGGAATACTTCGGGCCGATGCCCGTGCCGCTTGATGTCTACCGCGAACAGATCAAACGCCAGTCCGTGCGCAACATGCAAATCACCCGCGCAAAGCTCGAAGCGGCAATGGGCCATCTGGTGCTCCCGTCCGAGCTGATCGGCAACCTTGGCCCAGCCGTGACGGCCGGTCGCTCCATCCTGATGTACGGCCCCCCCGGCAATGGCAAATCAAGCATCTCCAACGGCATTCGCGATGCGCTTGGCGACCGGATCTATGTCCCCCGCGCGATTGAATACGCCGGTCAGGTGATCACGGTCTATGACCCCATCGTGCACACCGCCATTTCCGAAGAAAAACAAGACCCGACATCCCTGCGCCGGGTGACGCGCTTTGACACCCGCTATGTCAAATGCGAACGCCCCACAGTGATCACCGGGGGCGAGCTGACGCTCGATATGCTTGATCTGGTCTACAACCCCACCGCACGGACCTATCAAGCCCCGCTGCAGCTGAAATCCACCGGCGGCATCTTCATCGTCGACGACCTTGGCCGACAGGCAGAATCGCCACAGGCGCTGGTCAACCGCTGGATCGTGCCGCTGGAAGAAAACAAGGACATCCTCGCCCTGCAATCCGGCGAGAAGTTCGAAGTTCCCTTCGACACGCTGGTGGTCTTCTCCACCAACTTCCACCCCAATGAGATCTTCGACCAGGCCGCCCTGCGCCGGATCTTCTTCAAGATCAAGATCGACGGACCCAATCAGGAAAACTTCCTCAAGATCTTTGCCATGGTCGCAAAGAAGCGAAACGTCAAACTGGACGAGGCGACGCTGATCCATTTGCTGAAAACAAAATACCCCACGATCAACAATGTGTTCGCCAACTATCAGCCGATCTTCCTGATCGACCAGATGATCTCTATCTGCGATTTCGAAGGTATCCCGCATCAGATGCGCCCTGATTTGATCGACCGCGCTTGGGCCAATATGTTCGTCGAGGATGAAACCATCGTCAGGTAG
- a CDS encoding prepilin peptidase yields MEITSYAALWFLPFALPLCAYTIYTDLAFMRITNVTVIALAAVFVLIGPIALPFDSYLWHLLAMVVALVVGIFMNAGGLMGAGDAKFIAAATPFIALGDVRFVMALFMATLVAAYIIHRAAKYSPLRKLAPQWVSWHEAKKFPMGLALGTVLAAYLMLGAYFGA; encoded by the coding sequence GTGGAGATCACCAGCTACGCAGCGCTGTGGTTCCTCCCCTTCGCGCTGCCCCTTTGCGCCTATACGATCTACACCGATCTGGCCTTTATGCGGATCACCAATGTCACGGTGATCGCATTGGCCGCCGTGTTTGTGCTGATCGGCCCGATTGCCCTGCCCTTTGACAGCTACCTCTGGCACCTGCTGGCGATGGTGGTGGCGCTTGTGGTGGGCATCTTCATGAACGCAGGCGGGTTGATGGGCGCGGGGGATGCGAAGTTTATCGCCGCCGCCACGCCCTTTATCGCGCTCGGGGATGTGCGCTTTGTCATGGCGCTGTTCATGGCGACCCTGGTTGCCGCCTATATCATTCACCGTGCCGCCAAATATTCCCCCCTGCGCAAGCTTGCCCCGCAATGGGTCAGCTGGCACGAAGCCAAGAAGTTCCCCATGGGCCTCGCCCTTGGAACTGTACTTGCCGCATATTTAATGCTCGGCGCCTACTTCGGGGCCTGA
- a CDS encoding type II secretion system F family protein → MSAEPIIYGLIFVGVLVLVEGLYLVAFGKSISLNSKVNRRLEMLEKGAGREEVLDKLRKEMQQHMDNKSIPVYSLLAEKAQKAAIAFAPKQLIMIMAGLSVVAFLGLTIGTNTEVPVRILISVGIGVGAVFFWISSKAKKRMDMIEEQLPDAVELMVRSLRVGHPFTSAISIVSKEIQDPLASEFGVIADETAYGRDIGEALKDMAERLDMQDLRFLAVAVTIQQQSGGNLAEILAGLAKVIRARFRLFRRVRAITAEAKWSGKFLSAFPVVALIVIKLGDPHYYDEVMTHPLFIPGCIAVVLFLSLNLIVMRKLTDIKV, encoded by the coding sequence ATGAGTGCAGAACCCATTATCTATGGCCTGATCTTCGTCGGTGTCCTTGTGCTGGTCGAAGGGCTGTATCTGGTCGCTTTCGGTAAATCCATCAGCCTCAACAGCAAGGTCAACCGCCGGCTTGAAATGCTGGAAAAAGGCGCGGGCCGCGAAGAGGTTCTGGACAAGCTGCGCAAGGAAATGCAGCAGCACATGGATAACAAATCCATTCCGGTCTATTCCCTGCTCGCCGAGAAAGCACAAAAGGCCGCGATCGCCTTTGCGCCGAAACAGCTGATCATGATCATGGCCGGCCTCTCGGTCGTCGCCTTTCTGGGGCTGACCATCGGCACCAATACCGAAGTGCCCGTGCGTATCCTGATCTCTGTCGGGATCGGTGTCGGGGCCGTATTTTTCTGGATCTCGTCCAAAGCGAAAAAGCGTATGGACATGATCGAAGAGCAGCTGCCTGACGCGGTGGAACTTATGGTGCGGTCGCTGCGCGTGGGCCACCCTTTCACCAGCGCGATCTCTATCGTGTCCAAGGAAATCCAGGACCCGCTGGCGTCGGAATTCGGCGTGATCGCCGATGAAACCGCCTATGGCCGCGACATTGGCGAGGCGCTGAAGGATATGGCCGAACGGCTTGATATGCAGGATTTGCGCTTCCTCGCCGTGGCTGTGACCATCCAGCAGCAATCGGGCGGTAACCTTGCCGAAATCCTTGCAGGGCTGGCCAAAGTCATTCGCGCCCGCTTCCGTCTGTTCCGCCGCGTGCGCGCCATCACGGCTGAAGCGAAATGGTCGGGCAAGTTTCTGTCAGCCTTCCCCGTTGTCGCGCTGATCGTGATCAAACTCGGTGACCCGCATTACTATGACGAAGTCATGACCCATCCGCTGTTCATCCCCGGCTGTATCGCGGTTGTCCTGTTCCTGTCGCTTAACCTCATCGTCATGCGCAAGCTGACCGATATCAAAGTCTAA
- a CDS encoding tetratricopeptide repeat protein has translation MRHPILLAACIAGVVAVAGCGKKSGEDTVTRAFQDVNVVDESNLNDVMLTVADPNEAVSYFTRTAQENPDRIDIQRSLGKSLIRAKRNQEAASVWGKVAASKDATADDKVDYADALIRAGDWAKAEKTLDSVPPTHETYNRYRLEAIVADSKQEWDKADSFYEIAIGLTTKPGSVMNNWGYSKLTRGDYQAAERLFGEAVKQDSTLFTAKNNLILARGAQREYSLPPIEMDQTERAQLLHTLALSAIKKGDVETGKGLLRDAISTHPQHFEAAVRSLRALENAG, from the coding sequence ATGCGCCACCCTATCCTATTGGCCGCCTGCATTGCAGGCGTCGTCGCAGTAGCAGGCTGCGGCAAGAAATCCGGCGAGGATACCGTCACCCGCGCCTTCCAGGACGTGAACGTCGTGGATGAAAGCAACCTCAACGATGTGATGCTGACAGTGGCCGACCCGAACGAGGCGGTCAGCTATTTCACCCGCACCGCGCAGGAAAACCCCGACCGCATCGACATCCAGCGCAGCTTGGGCAAATCCCTGATCCGCGCCAAGCGCAACCAAGAGGCCGCCTCTGTCTGGGGCAAAGTTGCCGCTTCCAAAGATGCCACCGCCGATGACAAGGTTGATTACGCCGACGCGCTGATCCGCGCGGGCGATTGGGCCAAGGCGGAAAAGACGCTGGATTCCGTCCCGCCCACCCATGAAACCTACAACCGCTACCGGCTTGAGGCGATCGTCGCTGACAGCAAGCAGGAATGGGACAAGGCCGACAGTTTTTACGAGATCGCCATTGGTCTGACCACCAAGCCCGGTTCGGTCATGAACAACTGGGGCTACTCTAAACTGACGCGCGGCGACTATCAGGCTGCCGAACGCCTTTTCGGCGAGGCCGTGAAACAGGATTCGACGCTGTTTACCGCCAAGAACAACCTGATCCTCGCCCGTGGCGCACAACGTGAATACAGCCTCCCCCCGATCGAGATGGACCAGACCGAGCGCGCGCAACTACTGCACACCCTTGCCCTCTCCGCGATCAAGAAGGGCGACGTTGAAACCGGTAAAGGGCTGCTGCGCGACGCCATCAGCACCCACCCGCAGCACTTCGAGGCCGCCGTTCGGTCGCTGCGCGCGCTGGAAAACGCAGGCTAA
- a CDS encoding ligase-associated DNA damage response DEXH box helicase yields MQTLPPKFSDWFATKGWSIHPHQQDMLERADAPALLLIAPTGGGKTLSGFLPTLVDLAEGDHDGMHTLYISPLKALAADIKRNLTTPVTEMSLPIRIEDRTGDTSQTRKRRQRADPPHILLTTPESLALLTSYEDAPRMFKGLKRVVIDEIHALADSKRGDQLMLALARLQRLCPGLKRVGLSATVEDPAAIAHFMARHPDPCPILLADPGPPPDIRMLRTDAAPPWSGNGAAYAIPAVLDQVRQHKTTLIFHNTRAQAEVFFHNLWLANEDSLPIGIHHGSLDRQQRERVEAAMVRGDLRAIVCTGSLDLGIDWGDVDLVIQIGAPKNVKRLVQRIGRANHRYNAPSKALLVPANRFEVVECVAALDAVLAGELDGDPRGPGPRDVLCQHILITACAGPFDADAMYAEVTSAGAYASLSRAAFDACLDFCATGGYALRAYDRWQRLMCTNGKWHLRDPRSSQRIRMNIGTIQDTDTLKVRMKRNRGGAPLGEIEEGFAASLSAGDTFLIGGQIVKYEGLREMTVEVSRSVAKKPRVATFMGTKFATSTQLSARVQRMFTQDSWPELPRHTAEWLTLQREVSQLPQPGRLLIESFPHEGRAQTVFYGFAGRNAQQTLGLLLTKRMEELGLNPLGFVATDYATLIWGLDPVDDPAPLVDATALHDGLDHWLAGNAVMKRTFRAAATIAGLIERNTPQARKSGRQATFSSDILYDTLQKYEPDHLLLDITREEALRGLVDFGRIEEMLHRIKGRIDHRILDRVSPLSAPLFLEMGRVPVKGQAEERLLAEESARLMEASGLAQITPAPDNIPLKRR; encoded by the coding sequence ATGCAGACCCTGCCCCCGAAATTCTCCGACTGGTTCGCGACCAAAGGCTGGTCCATCCACCCCCACCAGCAAGACATGCTGGAACGCGCCGACGCGCCCGCGCTGCTGTTGATCGCGCCGACGGGGGGCGGCAAGACGCTGTCTGGTTTTCTGCCCACGCTTGTCGATCTGGCCGAAGGCGATCACGACGGCATGCACACGCTCTATATCTCGCCGCTCAAGGCGCTGGCCGCGGATATCAAGCGCAACCTCACCACCCCGGTGACCGAAATGAGCCTCCCCATCCGGATTGAGGACCGCACCGGCGACACCTCGCAAACGCGCAAACGCCGGCAACGCGCCGACCCGCCCCATATCCTGCTGACCACCCCCGAAAGCCTTGCGCTGCTGACCTCCTACGAGGATGCGCCGCGCATGTTCAAAGGGCTCAAACGTGTCGTGATCGACGAGATCCACGCGCTGGCCGACAGCAAACGGGGCGACCAGCTGATGCTGGCGCTGGCGCGGCTGCAACGTCTGTGCCCGGGGCTGAAACGGGTGGGCCTGTCAGCCACCGTCGAAGACCCCGCAGCCATCGCCCACTTTATGGCACGCCACCCCGACCCCTGCCCGATCCTGCTGGCCGATCCCGGCCCGCCGCCCGACATCCGGATGCTGCGCACGGACGCGGCCCCGCCGTGGTCCGGCAATGGGGCTGCCTATGCGATTCCGGCGGTGCTCGACCAGGTACGCCAGCATAAAACCACCCTGATCTTCCACAACACCCGCGCCCAGGCCGAGGTTTTCTTTCACAATCTCTGGCTCGCCAACGAAGATAGCCTGCCCATCGGCATCCACCACGGGTCGCTCGATCGGCAGCAACGCGAACGGGTCGAAGCCGCGATGGTGCGCGGTGATCTGCGCGCGATTGTCTGTACCGGCAGCCTCGATCTGGGGATCGACTGGGGCGATGTCGATCTCGTGATCCAGATCGGTGCGCCGAAGAATGTCAAACGACTGGTCCAGCGCATCGGGCGGGCCAACCACCGCTATAACGCGCCCTCCAAAGCGCTGCTGGTGCCCGCAAACCGGTTCGAGGTGGTCGAATGTGTCGCCGCCCTCGACGCCGTATTGGCCGGAGAGCTTGACGGCGACCCACGCGGCCCCGGCCCACGCGATGTATTATGCCAGCATATCCTGATCACCGCCTGCGCCGGCCCCTTCGACGCCGATGCGATGTATGCCGAGGTGACCTCTGCCGGGGCCTATGCCAGCCTCAGCCGCGCCGCCTTTGACGCCTGCCTTGATTTCTGTGCCACAGGCGGCTACGCGCTGCGCGCCTACGACAGATGGCAACGTCTGATGTGTACCAACGGCAAATGGCACCTGCGCGACCCTCGCAGCAGCCAGCGTATCCGTATGAACATCGGTACCATTCAGGATACGGACACGCTGAAAGTCCGCATGAAACGCAACCGCGGCGGTGCCCCTTTGGGCGAGATCGAGGAAGGTTTCGCCGCCTCGCTCAGCGCGGGCGACACCTTTCTGATCGGCGGCCAGATCGTCAAATACGAAGGGCTGCGGGAAATGACCGTAGAGGTCAGCCGTTCCGTCGCCAAGAAACCACGCGTCGCCACGTTCATGGGCACCAAATTCGCCACCTCGACCCAGCTCTCCGCCCGCGTGCAACGCATGTTCACCCAAGACAGCTGGCCCGAGCTGCCGCGCCACACGGCTGAATGGCTGACCCTGCAACGCGAAGTCAGCCAACTGCCGCAACCGGGCCGACTGCTGATCGAAAGCTTCCCCCATGAGGGCCGCGCCCAAACGGTCTTCTACGGCTTCGCCGGTCGCAACGCGCAGCAAACGCTCGGGCTGCTGCTGACAAAACGGATGGAGGAACTGGGCCTTAACCCCCTGGGCTTCGTCGCCACCGATTATGCCACCCTGATCTGGGGGCTGGATCCGGTCGATGACCCCGCCCCGCTCGTTGATGCCACAGCCCTGCATGACGGGTTGGACCATTGGCTGGCCGGCAATGCGGTGATGAAACGCACGTTTCGCGCCGCCGCCACGATCGCGGGGCTGATCGAACGGAACACCCCCCAAGCCCGTAAGTCTGGCCGGCAGGCGACCTTCAGCTCCGATATCCTGTATGACACTTTGCAGAAATACGAGCCCGATCACCTCCTGCTCGACATCACCCGCGAAGAGGCCCTGCGCGGGCTGGTCGACTTTGGCCGGATCGAGGAAATGCTGCATCGTATCAAGGGCCGGATAGACCACCGTATCCTCGACCGCGTCAGCCCGCTGTCCGCACCGCTGTTTCTTGAAATGGGCCGTGTGCCGGTTAAGGGGCAGGCGGAAGAGCGTCTGCTGGCCGAGGAATCCGCGCGGTTGATGGAAGCCTCCGGCCTCGCACAGATCACACCCGCGCCGGATAATATCCCCCTCAAACGGCGCTAG